Proteins encoded together in one Oceanobacillus iheyensis HTE831 window:
- a CDS encoding ABC transporter substrate-binding protein — protein sequence MKVKRLLLILLLIGFVTALSACNNDDEGGGDGGDSGGGDDATAASEDVNESGMPIVDEEQELTFFANKPAQNEDNDWNDILIWNEYRDQTNINVNWDLVSPDALEENRNLALGSGDLPDAFFLSQLTSSDLLRYGGQDVFLPLNDLIEQYAPNLTALMEEDPSIRKALTFPDGNIYSMPALIEEDFLSLRLSARPWVNEDWLDELGMEIPETTGEFYEYLKAVKELDPVGGGKTIPYGGTQIQELVQWLAGSFGVMNQGPSNMNYDLDASGEVRNFAITDEYKQMLEYINKLYEEGLIDQSIFTIEWGQFLANASDNLYGSMIFYDPIELFGEDIGSQYSSVAALEGPEGHQTYNKLSSSVWDPANLVITSENSNPAATVRWMDHFYSDEGAELYYMGVEGETFEIEDGEAVYKDHILNPEGDITFEQALAKQLTWLGSINGIIKADYFQGGETAPQSMEAAEKIEPFVPEEIWPRFTFTDEENIVLQSTGQDINNYIEEMRDKFITGDEDLANWDNYVDTLNQMGLEEVVEVHQNAYNRYTEN from the coding sequence GAATCAGGAATGCCTATTGTTGATGAAGAGCAAGAACTAACTTTTTTTGCAAACAAGCCTGCTCAAAATGAAGACAATGATTGGAATGATATCCTAATTTGGAATGAATATAGAGATCAAACAAACATCAATGTAAATTGGGATCTTGTAAGTCCAGATGCTTTAGAAGAAAATCGTAACCTGGCTTTAGGTAGTGGCGATTTACCTGACGCGTTCTTCTTATCGCAGCTTACGAGTAGCGATTTATTAAGGTATGGTGGGCAAGATGTATTCCTACCGTTAAATGATTTAATTGAACAATACGCTCCAAACCTTACAGCGTTAATGGAAGAAGACCCAAGTATTCGAAAAGCACTTACGTTCCCAGATGGAAACATTTACTCCATGCCAGCGCTTATTGAGGAAGACTTCCTATCCTTACGTCTGAGTGCTCGCCCATGGGTGAATGAAGATTGGTTGGATGAATTGGGAATGGAAATTCCAGAAACAACTGGTGAATTCTATGAATATTTGAAGGCTGTAAAAGAGCTTGATCCAGTAGGTGGCGGTAAAACAATACCTTATGGTGGCACGCAGATCCAAGAATTAGTGCAATGGTTAGCTGGCTCTTTTGGAGTCATGAATCAAGGTCCGTCAAATATGAACTATGATTTGGATGCTTCTGGTGAAGTTCGTAACTTTGCTATAACCGATGAGTATAAGCAAATGCTTGAGTATATTAACAAACTGTACGAAGAAGGATTAATTGATCAAAGTATCTTTACGATTGAGTGGGGACAATTCTTAGCAAATGCCTCTGATAATTTATATGGAAGTATGATTTTCTATGATCCAATTGAATTATTTGGTGAAGATATTGGTTCTCAATATAGCAGTGTTGCAGCTTTAGAGGGACCAGAAGGACATCAAACATATAATAAACTTTCTTCTTCTGTGTGGGATCCAGCAAACTTAGTAATTACTAGTGAGAATTCAAATCCAGCTGCTACGGTACGTTGGATGGATCATTTCTACAGTGATGAAGGTGCGGAACTTTACTACATGGGTGTAGAAGGCGAAACATTTGAAATAGAAGACGGTGAAGCGGTTTATAAAGATCACATCTTAAATCCTGAAGGAGATATAACTTTTGAACAAGCGCTAGCCAAGCAGTTAACATGGTTAGGTTCGATTAACGGAATTATTAAAGCAGATTATTTCCAAGGTGGAGAAACTGCTCCTCAGTCCATGGAAGCTGCTGAGAAGATTGAACCTTTTGTTCCAGAAGAAATTTGGCCGCGTTTCACATTTACTGACGAGGAGAATATTGTCTTACAATCTACTGGTCAAGATATCAACAACTATATCGAAGAAATGCGGGACAAATTTATTACTGGTGATGAAGATTTAGCTAACTGGGATAATTATGTAGACACACTAAACCAAATGGGATTAGAAGAGGTTGTAGAAGTACATCAAAATGCTTACAACCGTTATACAGAGAATTAA
- a CDS encoding ABC transporter permease, translating into MAKQLPAHRGRSYKIKKNLFSNWQLYIFLLPVVSYFFIFHYIPMYGVQIAFKDYFANLGIWGSPWVGFEHFERFFSSYYFWRLLKNTLVLNLYMLVLFPLPIILALAFNELRNGAYKKWTQTLTYAPHFISVVVVVGMLVAFLDPNTGLINHLIRALGMEPIPFLTSPDWFRHIFVWSGQWQTLGWSTIIYLAALAGVNPELHEAAKVDGATRLQRIFRINIPSIMPTIVVLFILNIGNFMQIGFEKVLLMQNTLNSETSDIIQTFVYETGILQGQYSFAAAVGLFESAINIVLLITVNQIARKVSENSLW; encoded by the coding sequence ATGGCAAAACAATTGCCCGCTCATAGGGGTAGAAGCTACAAAATAAAAAAGAACTTGTTTTCGAATTGGCAATTATATATATTTCTTTTACCTGTAGTTTCGTACTTTTTTATTTTTCATTATATACCAATGTATGGCGTTCAAATTGCTTTTAAAGACTACTTTGCGAACCTAGGAATATGGGGAAGTCCGTGGGTTGGTTTTGAACATTTTGAACGTTTTTTTAGTTCCTATTACTTCTGGAGATTATTAAAGAATACACTTGTCTTGAATCTATACATGCTCGTACTTTTCCCATTACCGATTATTTTAGCACTTGCATTTAATGAATTACGTAATGGGGCATATAAGAAGTGGACACAGACTTTGACATATGCACCGCATTTTATTTCTGTCGTTGTTGTTGTTGGGATGCTTGTTGCGTTCCTAGATCCAAACACTGGATTAATCAATCACCTTATCCGTGCTTTAGGGATGGAACCAATTCCATTTCTAACAAGCCCAGATTGGTTCCGCCATATTTTTGTCTGGTCCGGTCAATGGCAGACACTAGGGTGGAGTACCATTATTTATTTAGCAGCATTAGCGGGGGTAAACCCAGAGCTTCATGAAGCTGCAAAAGTGGATGGTGCCACGAGATTACAGCGTATTTTCCGGATAAATATTCCAAGTATCATGCCAACCATCGTTGTATTATTTATTTTAAATATCGGAAACTTTATGCAGATTGGCTTTGAGAAAGTGTTACTTATGCAAAATACATTAAACTCCGAAACATCGGATATTATCCAAACGTTTGTATATGAAACAGGTATCCTGCAAGGACAATATAGTTTTGCAGCAGCTGTTGGGTTGTTTGAATCAGCGATTAATATTGTTCTACTAATTACCGTTAACCAAATCGCACGAAAAGTTAGTGAGAACAGCTTATGGTAG
- a CDS encoding carbohydrate ABC transporter permease — protein MSRFSLSDKAFDRLNILFVSIITIIVIYPLIFVLSASISDPQAVNTGKMWLWPVDITFDGFQRVFQNDAIWTGYKNTILYTIVGVLIHLFVLLPAAYALSRKELMGKKFWLWFILFTMLFNGGLIPTYLVVRNLQMLDTMWAIVIPGVVGAWSILVARTFFQQTIPDQLVEASKIDGASDFYLFIKVVLPLSLPIIAVMALFHGVALWNQYFNALIYLRTEDKFPLQLILRQILILNEVNASSISNAAGSAQSFAEQVKTASLVKYAVIIVSALPLLIVYPFLQRFFVKGVLIGSVKE, from the coding sequence ATGTCTAGATTTAGTTTATCGGATAAGGCCTTTGACCGGTTAAATATACTTTTTGTATCGATTATTACAATAATCGTCATTTATCCGCTTATTTTTGTGCTGAGCGCATCCATTAGTGATCCTCAAGCTGTGAACACTGGGAAGATGTGGCTTTGGCCAGTGGATATTACCTTTGATGGGTTCCAACGAGTATTCCAAAATGATGCGATTTGGACGGGATATAAAAATACGATCTTATACACAATTGTTGGTGTGCTCATCCATTTGTTTGTTTTATTGCCGGCAGCATATGCCTTATCCCGCAAAGAATTAATGGGGAAGAAATTTTGGTTATGGTTTATTTTATTCACGATGCTATTTAATGGAGGACTTATTCCAACGTACTTAGTTGTTCGTAATTTGCAAATGCTCGATACAATGTGGGCGATTGTTATTCCAGGGGTTGTGGGAGCTTGGTCGATTCTTGTTGCGCGAACCTTCTTCCAACAAACTATTCCAGATCAACTTGTCGAAGCGTCCAAAATTGATGGAGCAAGTGACTTTTACTTATTTATTAAGGTAGTTTTACCGTTATCATTACCAATTATTGCTGTAATGGCACTTTTTCATGGAGTTGCCTTATGGAATCAGTACTTTAATGCGTTGATTTATTTACGTACAGAAGATAAATTCCCATTACAGCTAATACTTCGGCAAATTTTGATCTTGAATGAAGTGAATGCAAGTAGTATTTCCAATGCTGCTGGTTCTGCTCAATCGTTTGCAGAGCAAGTAAAAACAGCTTCATTAGTAAAATATGCAGTGATCATCGTTTCTGCACTACCACTATTAATTGTATATCCATTTTTACAACGTTTCTTTGTAAAAGGAGTTCTGATAGGTTCTGTAAAGGAATAA